One segment of Candidatus Omnitrophota bacterium DNA contains the following:
- a CDS encoding NAD(P) transhydrogenase subunit alpha — protein MESSFVLVLTIFALAIFVGFEIITKVPPTLHTPLMSGSNAISGITLIGALLSSGAQQSQLTTILGFAAVVFATVNVVGGFLVTNRMLQMFSRKK, from the coding sequence ATGGAATCATCCTTTGTTTTGGTTCTAACGATTTTTGCATTGGCCATCTTTGTGGGCTTTGAGATTATTACCAAAGTTCCGCCCACGCTGCACACGCCGCTCATGTCCGGCTCCAACGCGATCTCGGGCATTACCTTAATAGGCGCGCTTCTTTCCTCGGGTGCGCAGCAAAGCCAACTGACAACCATCCTGGGTTTTGCGGCCGTGGTCTTTGCCACCGTCAATGTGGTGGGCGGCTTTCTTGTGACCAACCGGATGCTCCAAATGTTTAGCAGGAAGAAGTGA